A single window of Bombus pascuorum chromosome 1, iyBomPasc1.1, whole genome shotgun sequence DNA harbors:
- the LOC132909685 gene encoding adrenodoxin-like protein 2, mitochondrial, whose translation MALVNQLQKFSRSILGIASNYSKYTSNTTLPFLQATRGTSTTQPLSEKQEVNITFVKTSGERIKAKGKVGDTILDVVVNNEIDLDGYGACEGTLTCSTCHLIFSKEVYDKLPDKPTDEELDMLDLAYELTDTSRLGCQIVMSKELDGIEVRVPSTINDARA comes from the exons ATGGCGTTAGTAAatcaattacaaaaattttcgaGATCAATTCTCGGTATTGCAtcgaattattcaaaatatacaagCAACACAACGTTGCCCTTTTTGCAGGCAACAAGAGGAACATCGACTACGCAACCACTTTCAGAAAAACAAGA agTAAATATAACGTTTGTTAAAACAAGTGGAGAGAGAATCAAAGCAAAAGGGAAAGTTGGAGATACTATATTAGACGTAGtagtaaataatgaaattgatttAGATGGATATG GTGCTTGTGAAGGAACTTTAACTTGTAGTACGTgccatttaatattttcgaaagaaGTTTATGATAAACTTCCTGACAAACCAACAGATGAAGAATTAGACATGTTGGATTTAGCATATGAATTAACAGATAC GTCACGTCTAGGCTGTCAAATAGTAATGTCTAAGGAACTAGATGGAATTGAGGTGAGAGTTCCATCAACAATTAATGACGCAAGAGCATAA
- the LOC132909642 gene encoding survival motor neuron protein — protein MADDMNVLFIRGNGNDTDTANDNVWDDSALIEAYDKAINLAKEEVIKRMGMDVENSQPKENLQNFKQPKHASKLHKKWIIGAPCRAIYSEDGEIYEAIISKIYENNGTCVVKFVGYGNTEKVELSSLLESEGLQSQIAQQKKALEEKFNEENDETCETNFSTNVNSKKYNGEKMDCDSEEANAYKHQFIPGPSFNSMTDIMPPAPPLPPQLMAKLPDNDTDALSSMLMSWYISGFHTGYYHGLKQARSNQENRKNC, from the exons atggCAGATGATATGAATGTACTTTTTATACGAGGAAATGGAAAC GATACAGACACAGCCAATGATAATGTTTGGGATGATAGTGCATTAATAGAAGCATACGATAAAGCAATAAATTTAGCAAAAGAAGAAGTTATCAAGCGAATGGGAATGGATGTTGAAAATTCTCAACCGAAAGAAAacctacaaaattttaaacagcCTAAACATGCAAGTAAATTACACAAG AAATGGATTATAGGAGCACCTTGTCGTGCAATATATTCAGAGGATGGAGAAATTTATGAAGctataatatcaaaaatttatgaaaacaatGGAACTTGTGTTGTAAAATTTGTAG GCTATGGTAATACAGAGAAAGTCGAGTTGAGTTCTCTTTTAGAATCAGAAGGTTTGCAAAGTCAAATAGCACAACAAAAGAAAGCTTTGGAAGAGAAATTCAATGAAGAAAATGATGAGACTTGTGAGACTAATTTCTCTACAAATGTaaattcaaaaaaatataatggaGAAAAAATGGATTGTGACTCCGAAGAAGCAAATGCGTATAAACATCAGTTCATACCGGGACCATCTTTCAATTCGATGACTGATATAATGCCACCTGCACCTCCTTTACCACCACAATTAATGGCCAA ATTACCAGACAATGATACAGATGCACTTTCAAGTATGTTGATGTCATGGTATATTAGTGGTTTTCACACag GTTATTATCACGGTTTGAAACAAGCAAGAAGCAATCAGGAGAACAGGAAGAACTGTtga
- the LOC132916033 gene encoding katanin p60 ATPase-containing subunit A-like 2 produces MVILCYEIIVKNSFNQLKTIFFRYINISDVLFREARLSLEHRICDNIDLEIIVTEYENYYKMRFQKYPILCKKITGREIKTGREMKNASKVKINVKSVSKQTKSETLKEKTEKTLQQKITDDTTNHINLAMTVTPILPSENDEASSEELFNAPMEQSIQSKIWKCTEKLYSDNPELRRIAEDISCEIILNNLNVHWDDVVGLEECKTAVKEAVVYPLKYPIFFDGPFSPWKGILLYGPPGTGKTMLAKAVATECHCTFFNITASSLVSKWRGDSEKYIRVLFELAYSHSPTIIFIDEIDWIATNKGDCILSEPAKRFRSELLSRLDGLVSNENSNVVLLAATNSPWGIDAALLRRLEKQIYVSLPNEVARLGIFKLYLSNHLLENTDIVNHIIKCTERYSCADIKLLCKQAWLLEISPIWKRLEKNETSVTALKYELKDYEILAKLIKKMSPTVVQIDKYDTWNK; encoded by the exons ATGGTTATCTTATGCTATGAAATCAtcgtgaaaaattcttttaatcaattaaaaactatattttttagGTATATAAACATCAGCGATGTATTATTCCGGGAAGCTCGTCTATCTCTAGAGCATCGAATCTGCGACAACATCGATTTGGAAATTATTGTTACAgagtatgaaaattattacaagaTGAGATTCCAAAAATATCCCATATTGTGTAAAAAAATAACTGGAAGGGAAATAAAGACtggaagagaaatgaaaaatgcaaGCAAAGT TAAGATAAACGTCAAATCTGTTAGTAAACAAACGAAAAGTGAGACCCTGAAAGAGAAGACAGAGAAGACCCTACAACAGAAGATAACTGATGACACTACAAACCATATTAATCTTGCTATGACCGTGACACCCATTCTCCCCAGTGAAAATGATGAAGCTTCGTCAGAAGAGCTATTTAACGCCCCAATGGAACAATCCATACAATCAAAGATATGGAAATGCACTGAAAAACTTTATTCAGATAATCCAGAACTGCGAAGAATTGCTGAGGACATTTCCTGT GAGATCATATTGAACAATTTAAATGTACATTGGGATGACGTTGTAGGCCTAGAGGAATGTAAAACCGCTGTTAAGGAGGCCGTAGTGTATCCTCTAAAGTATCCTATCTTTTTTGACGGCCCGTTTTCTCCCTGGAAAGGTATTCTGTTATACGGACCACCTGGTACAG GGAAGACAATGTTAGCGAAGGCAGTAGCGACAGAATGCCATTGCACCTTTTTTAACATAACGGCCAGCTCATTGGTAAGCAAATGGAGAGGTGATTCCGAGAAGTACATACGT GTTTTATTTGAACTTGCCTATAGTCATTCgcctacaattatttttatcgacgaGATTGACTGGATAGCCACGAATAAAGGGGACTGTATATTATCTGAACCTGCAAAGAGATTCAGATCAGAACTTCTTTCTAGATTGGATGGATTAGTGTCTAATGAAAATTCTAATGTAGTTCTTTTGGCTGCCACTAATTCCCCCTG ggGCATTGATGCAGCTTTACTCAGACGCCTTGAAAAGCAAATATACGTATCATTACCCAATGAAGTTGCTCGACTTggtatattcaaattataccTTAGCAACCACTTATTAGAAAATACAGATATTGTAAACCACATAATAAAATGTACTGAAAGATATTCTTGCGCAGATATAAAATTGCTTTGTAAGCAAGCATGGCTGCTAGAAATAAGTCCAATATGGAAGAGACTTGAAAAAAACGAAACATCTGTTACTGCtttgaaatatgaattaaaggattatgaaatattagcaaaattgattaaaaaaatgtcacCTACAGTTGtgcaaatagataaatatgaTACGTGGAACAAATAA